A window of the Haloarcula litorea genome harbors these coding sequences:
- a CDS encoding ISH3 family transposase, whose protein sequence is MHSKKQADSEIHEDQLLNFLVNTLTEEIALDLGATAEIDAEDIYEVLVGATADGTSISTLCNSSEDSPSANAILYHLRTKFEPERLERVANTLLRRDIVELLPEQVEVCADLHLRPYYGDEDDTDGLYHSEAKRGTTAFHAYATLYARVKNKRHTLAVRRLEDGDTASSVLAEFLGVLDGLDAEIKAVYLDRGFYDSKCLTLLQAHNYAYVMPIIRWGGTIQQELAEGWSRVINHDLTGKLDGHSWTVEFPVYIDCTYLNGRYDENGVARHGYAADAPFIETPRQARYHYSKRFGIESSYRLSEQAIATTTTRDATVRLLYVVVSLLLQNAWRYLHYEYVATPRRGGRRLWWWPYKEFINMVRRAAWTALAVRRAVPANRPPDDRFHR, encoded by the coding sequence GTGCACTCCAAGAAGCAAGCAGACAGTGAAATCCACGAAGACCAGCTCCTTAACTTTCTCGTCAACACGCTCACCGAGGAGATCGCTCTTGATCTCGGCGCTACTGCTGAAATCGACGCTGAGGACATCTACGAGGTCCTCGTCGGCGCGACCGCCGACGGGACCTCAATCTCGACGCTGTGCAACTCCAGTGAAGACTCTCCGTCAGCAAACGCGATTCTCTACCATCTGCGGACGAAGTTCGAGCCGGAACGGCTCGAACGAGTCGCCAACACGCTCCTTCGACGGGATATCGTCGAACTCCTCCCCGAGCAGGTGGAGGTCTGCGCAGACCTCCACCTGCGACCCTACTACGGTGACGAAGACGACACAGACGGCCTCTACCACTCCGAGGCCAAGCGCGGAACCACCGCGTTCCACGCCTACGCCACACTCTACGCGCGTGTGAAGAATAAACGGCACACGCTGGCGGTGCGCCGTCTCGAAGACGGCGACACCGCCAGTAGCGTCCTCGCCGAGTTTCTTGGTGTACTCGACGGCCTTGACGCCGAAATCAAGGCCGTCTATCTCGATCGCGGATTCTACGACAGCAAGTGTCTCACGCTGCTTCAAGCGCACAACTACGCTTACGTGATGCCGATCATCAGATGGGGTGGGACGATTCAGCAGGAACTCGCGGAAGGGTGGAGCCGCGTCATTAACCACGATTTGACAGGGAAACTCGACGGCCACAGCTGGACCGTCGAGTTTCCCGTCTACATCGACTGTACGTACCTGAACGGACGATACGACGAGAACGGTGTGGCGCGTCACGGCTACGCCGCTGACGCGCCGTTCATCGAGACTCCACGCCAGGCTCGATACCACTACAGCAAACGCTTCGGTATCGAGTCGAGCTACCGCTTGTCTGAGCAAGCGATAGCGACGACAACAACGCGAGACGCGACGGTGAGACTGCTGTACGTCGTGGTGAGTCTCCTCTTGCAGAATGCGTGGCGGTATCTCCACTACGAATACGTGGCGACGCCCCGCCGGGGCGGGCGTCGCCTCTGGTGGTGGCCGTACAAGGAGTTCATCAATATGGTTCGACGGGCCGCGTGGACGGCCCTCGCAGTGCGTCGGGCCGTCCCCGCCAACCGGCCACCAGACGACCGGTTCCACCGGTAG